A window of Malania oleifera isolate guangnan ecotype guangnan chromosome 5, ASM2987363v1, whole genome shotgun sequence contains these coding sequences:
- the LOC131155543 gene encoding uncharacterized protein LOC131155543 isoform X2, producing MLVDSNCTMTSEIPGYTGHWVQQQSAPVVSNDSGLMGKNAYNNVSVQTGEEFSEFLQDRIALRRVPVAPNMAQSCEKRVGFNFNQNCEPRHEDLTGILGSRIMDSECGPGIYESDYARGHAIEGDSGAYIERERRYCKEDCAGGDGFRKAAGETNLEWVGFKPTAPPIYVSESPSSYHPYGSGASDGSQSGKLKFLCSFGGKFLPRPADGKLRYVRGETHIISVKQNVSWEELEKKTSGICFQPHTIKYQLPGEDLDALISVSSDEDLQNMIEEYHGLERLGGSQRLRIFLIPLCEPESTSCFDTSSIQQTNRDYQYVAAVNSLIDPSPQNNCSGQCPASPANQMGTNLVQNLSFHKNPPTLLHPLENKGCVNVMQPTQFLHEPQNMFRPPYQSPPFSPLPGQQGDSKNVHIQSHKDNSCQGSNESSSSFITLQVQPQPQTSFINSSVYYHPTQRAVNVMNLHHPNLPVDASHSHRPHEVHFHNRSPSSEYVASVVLDQNNNDFDGYLGERPILKERTFHSEKPSSRPEDPMSLFSGSNDPVGSSHGMPHAFSDPQLQQQGGRSIYCSQEGTSPSSPLSFANTQLSSLPVSGALQGISMQPYENTALLNPQAENKIEDIGPTGFESRLDTLDWSLCSESSSRKEPIHGVNNSPNEKYEADTGDVNKPSLTNHDNNNPLIHNLMNRIDAKDPFLHQDGNLFDSISPAIAMECKINMPNINCNPTSTHGVNTSNEDVQVSKVLVPTLSTNSEPSADTQNSLLDENPTCTHGVNASKEGLQVSKVLTPTLDINLEPFADTQNSLWDETASDQLVKGQENARDQWPCLTTMVSSELGSNASLTTEIAGTFPSPKQQSCGDNTLTDLLSVQSSVLISDDPSGLQPAVSQKDMNVQQPMIISSGDPSPAVFDDADLSSNLQKCLTPQLLENPAKDTAHRREVSILNAYCEDEPDLEIEFVGPSGSACENSKLEDILLAQTKPLDRCSEKSQVESVVTVEDMTDNMAPVNRSFTTVVPHVANASGEILSPSPPEPESIIPEFEETKTDDRDKDESISDAMIAEIEAGIYGLQMLMYRLSRMLILKNYESWDLVHMELFIMGNGGEQMLLLRE from the exons ATGCTGGTAGACAGTAACTGCACCATGACAAGTGAGATACCTGGCTACACAGGTCACTGGGTCCAGCAACAATCAGCTCCTGTTGTTTCAAATGACAGTGGCTTGATGGGAAAGAATGCATATAATAATGTCAGTGTACAGACTGGTGAAGAGTTCTCTGAGTTTCTTCAGGATCGCATTGCTCTAAGAAGAGTTCCTGTTGCACCTAATATGGCTCAAAGCTGTGAGAAGAGAGTTGGGTTTAATTTCAATCAGAATTGTGAGCCGCGGCATGAAGATCTTACTGGAATTCTTGGGTCAAGGATAATGGACTCTGAATGTGGTCCTGGTATCTACGAGTCTGATTATGCAAGAGGGCATGCCATCGAGGGTGATAGTGGGGCTTATATTGAGAGGGAAAGAAGATATTGCAAAGAAGATTGTGCTGGTGGAGATGGTTTTAGAAAAGCAGCTGGTGAAACAAATTTGGAATGGGTTGGTTTCAAACCAACTGCTCCACCCATTTATGTATCCGAGTCCCCTTCTTCCTATCACCCTTATGGGTCAGGAGCTTCAGATGGTTCACAATCTGGTAAGTTGAAGTTTCTTTGTAGTTTTGGTGGAAAATTCTTGCCGAGGCCAGCTGATGGGAAACTTAGATATGTGCGTGGAGAGACACATATTATTTCTGTAAAACAAAATGTTTCATGGGAAGAACTTGAGAAAAAAACTTCTGGTATTTGCTTCCAACCTCACACAATCAAGTACCAGCTTCCAGGTGAGGATCTTGATGCCCTTATATCTGTGTCTTCTGATGAGGATCTTCAGAACATGATAGAGGAATACCATGGGCTTGAAAGGCTTGGCGGCTCTCAGAGACTTCGTATTTTTCTGATTCCACTGTGTGAACCAGAAAGCACATCTTGCTTTGACACAAGCAGTATTCAGCAGACTAATCGTGATTATCAATATGTTGCTGCTGTGAACAGCTTAATAGATCCTAGTCCTCAAAATAACTGTAGTGGCCAATGTCCAGCAAGCCCAGCTAATCAAATGGGAACTAATTTGGTTCAGAATCTAAGCTTTCACAAAAATCCTCCCACTTTGTTGCATCCTTTAGAGAATAAGGGCTGTGTTAATGTCATGCAACCTACTCAGTTTTTACATGAGCCTCAGAATATGTTCAGGCCTCCCTATCAGTCTCCTCCCTTTTCTCCATTGCCTGGTCAGCAAGGAGATTCCAAGAATGTCCACATACAATCGCACAAGGATAACTCTTGTCAGGGAAGCAATGAAAGCAGCAGCTCTTTTATAACCCTTCAAGTACAACCTCAACCTCAAACCTCTTTTATCAATTCTTCTGTCTATTATCATCCAACACAGAGGGCTGTAAATGTGATGAATTTGCACCACCCTAATTTGCCAGTTGATGCCAGTCACTCGCACCGACCCCATGAAGTGCATTTCCACAACCGCAGTCCGAGCAGTGAATATGTGGCTTCTGTTGTTCTTGatcaaaataataatgattttgatGGATACTTAGGTGAGAGGCCTATCCTTAAGGAACGGACATTCCACTCTGAAAAGCCGAGCTCACGCCCAGAAGATCCTATGAGTCTGTTTTCAGGATCTAATGATCCTGTTGGTTCTTCTCACGGGATGCCACATGCATTTTCTGATCCACAGCTGCAGCAGCAAGGAGGGAGGTCAATTTACTGTTCCCAGGAAGGAACAAGTCCATCTTCCCCTTTAAGTTTTGCAAATACACAGTTATCTTCACTTCCAGTATCTGGTGCCTTGCAAGGAATATCAATGCAGCCATATGAGAATACGGCTCTTCTCAATCCCCAAGCAGAAAACAAGATCGAAGATATTGGGCCTACAGGCTTTGAGAGCAGATTAGATACGCTTGATTGGTCTCTGTGTTCAGAATCATCTAGCAGGAAGGAACCTATTCATGGGGTTAACAATAGTCCTAATGAGAAATATGAAGCGGACACAGGAGATGTAAATAAACCCAGTTTAACTAACCATGATAACAATAATCCTTTGATTCACAACTTGATGAATAGGATTGATGCAAAAGACCCATTTTTGCATCAGGATGGCAATCTTTTTGACAGTATCTCACCTGCTATTGCCATGGAATGTAAGATAAATATGCCAAACATCAACTGCAACCCAACATCTACCCATGGTGTTAACACTTCTAATGAAGATGTACAAGTCTCTAAGGTTCTGGTTCCTACATTGAGCACCAATTCAGAACCTTCTGCAGATACTCAAAACTCCCTCTTGGATGAAAACCCCACATGTACCCATGGtgttaatgcttctaaagaagGGTTACAAGTCTCAAAGGTTCTGACTCCGACATTGGACATTAATTTGGAACCTTTTGCAGATACCCAAAACTCCCTCTGGGATGAGACTGCATCTGATCAACTTGTCAAGGGCCAAGAAAATGCCAGAGACCAGTGGCCTTGTTTGACTACTATGGTCAGTAGTGAACTAGGAAGTAATGCATCATTGACCACCGAAATTGCAGGCACATTTCCTAGTCCCAAGCAACAGTCTTGTGGTGACAATACTCTGACTGATTTGCTTAGTGTGCAATCCAGTGTCCTCATCTCTGATGATCCCTCTGGGTTGCAACCTGCTGTAAGTCAGAAAGATATGAATGTCCAACAACCCATGATAATAAGCTCTGGAGATCCATCTCCTGCAGTTTTTGATGATGCAGATCTGAGCTCAAACTTGCAGAAGTGTTTAACCCCCCAATTGTTGGAGAATCCAGCAAAAGATACTGCTCATAGGAGGGAGGTATCTATCCTCAATGCTTACTGTGAAGATGAACCTGATCTGGAGATTGAATTTGTGGGTCCCAGTGGATCTGCTTGTGAAAATTCAAAGCTAGAAGATATTTTATTGGCCCAAACAAAGCCCCTAGATAGATGTAGTGAAAAGAGTCAGGTGGAGTCTGTGGTCACTGTGGAAGATATGACTGATAATATGGCTCCTGTCAATAGATCGTTCACAACAGTTGTCCCACATGTAGCGAATGCAAGTGGTGAAATTCTATCCCCCAGTCCACCAGAGCCAGAAAGCATTATTCCAGAGTTTGAG GAAACTAAAACTGATGATAGAGATAAGGATGAATCTATCAGTGATGCAATGATAGCAGAAATAGAAGCTGGCATCTATGGGTTGCAG